The Pan paniscus chromosome 12, NHGRI_mPanPan1-v2.0_pri, whole genome shotgun sequence genome window below encodes:
- the MRPL19 gene encoding large ribosomal subunit protein bL19m has product MAACIAAGHWAAMGLGRSFQAARTLLPPPASIACRVHAGRVRQQSTGPSEPGAFQPPPKPVIVDKHRPVEPERRFLSPEFIPRRGRTDPLKFQIERKDMLERRKVLHIPEFYVGSILRVTTADPYASGKISQFLGICIQRSGRGLGATFILRNVIEGQGVEICFELYNPRVQEIQVVKLEKRLDDSLLYLRDALPEYSTFDVNMKPVVQEPNQKVPVNELKVKMKPKPWSKRWERPNFNIKGIRFDLCLTEQQMKEAQKWNQPWLEFDMMREYDTSKIEAAIWKEIEASKRS; this is encoded by the exons ATGGCGGCCTGCATTGCAGCGGGGCACTGGGCTGCAATGGGCCTAGGCCGGAGTTTCCAAGCCGCCAGGACTCTGCTCCCCCCGCCGGCCTCTATCGCCTGCA GGGTCCACGCGGGGCGTGTCCGGCAGCAGAGCACTGGGCCTTCCGAGCCCGGTGCGTTCCAACCGCCGCCGAAACCGGTCATCGTGGACAAGCACCGCCCCGTGGAACCGGAACGCAG gTTCTTGAGTCCTGAATTCATTCCTCGAAGGGGAAGAACAGATCCTCTGAAAtttcaaatagaaagaaaagatatgTTAGAAAGGAGAAAAGTACTCCACATTCCAGAGTTCTATGTTG GAAGTATTCTTCGTGTTACTACAGCTGACCCATATGCCAGTGGAAAAATCAGCCAGTTTCTGGGGATTTGCATTCAGAGATCAGGAAGAGGACTTGGAGCTACTTTCATCCTTAGGAATGTTATCGAAGGACAAG GTGTCGAGATTTGCTTTGAACTTTATAATCCTCGGGTCCAGGAGATTCAGGTGGTCAAATTAGAGAAACGGCTGGATGATAGCTTGCTATACTTACGAGATGCCCTTCCTGAATATAGCACTTTTGATGTGAATATGAAGCCAGTAGTACAAGAGCCTAACCAAAAAGTTCCTGTTAATGAG CTGAAAGTAAAAATGAAGCCTAAGCCCTGGTCTAAACGCTGGGAACGtccaaattttaatattaaaggaATCAGATTTGATCTTTGTTTAACTGAACAGCAAATGAAAGAAGCTCAGAAGTGGAATCAGCCATGGCTTGAATTTGATATGATGAGGGAATATGATACTTCAAAAATTGAAGCTGCAATATGGAAGGAAATTGAAGCGTCGAAAAGGTCTTGA